The proteins below are encoded in one region of Cloacibacillus sp.:
- a CDS encoding DUF3798 domain-containing protein produces the protein MKRVIMLLAVLLLSPIFPGGSFAAEAPFHIGIATLTVSQAEDTYRGAEHMVKKYGDTSDGGMIKHITMPDNFMQEMETTISQIAGLADDPKIKVIVVGEAVPGTTEALRRVKEKRDDIICLTGSPQEDPNVISSVADYSVASDKIIRGYLNIYAAKKLGAKTFVIISFPRHMSYELQARRRAIFEEACKDLGLKYVFETAPDPVSDVGVAGAQQFILEKLPSWINKYGKETAFFCTNDAQTEPLLRQVAKYGGIFIEPDLPSPLMGYPGALGIDLKNEAGDWPAIMKKVEAAVIAAGGKGRMETCAYSQSWATVCALTEYGKRIVEKKATLGKSKDLLECYASYTPGAEWFIRPYTELGTGVTNRKYQLIYQDTYIFGKGYLKLTDVKVPEKYFNLKNK, from the coding sequence ATGAAACGAGTAATTATGTTGTTGGCAGTGCTATTATTATCGCCTATTTTTCCCGGAGGATCATTTGCCGCCGAGGCTCCCTTCCACATAGGGATCGCCACGTTAACCGTCTCGCAGGCGGAAGACACTTACCGCGGGGCCGAACATATGGTAAAAAAATATGGGGACACCAGTGACGGCGGGATGATCAAACATATAACCATGCCGGATAATTTTATGCAGGAGATGGAGACGACGATATCACAGATTGCCGGTCTGGCGGATGATCCTAAGATAAAGGTAATTGTCGTTGGCGAGGCGGTCCCTGGAACTACAGAGGCGCTGCGCAGGGTCAAGGAAAAGAGAGACGACATAATCTGTCTTACCGGGTCTCCGCAGGAAGATCCCAACGTTATCTCTTCCGTGGCGGACTACAGCGTCGCGTCGGATAAAATCATAAGGGGATATCTGAATATATACGCGGCAAAAAAACTTGGCGCGAAAACCTTTGTAATTATCTCTTTTCCCAGGCACATGAGTTATGAGCTGCAGGCCCGACGCCGGGCCATTTTTGAAGAGGCGTGCAAGGATTTGGGATTAAAATATGTCTTTGAAACGGCGCCCGACCCGGTAAGCGATGTCGGCGTCGCGGGAGCGCAGCAGTTTATCCTCGAAAAACTTCCGTCATGGATAAATAAATATGGAAAAGAGACCGCTTTTTTCTGTACAAACGACGCGCAGACAGAGCCGCTTCTCAGGCAGGTGGCGAAATATGGCGGAATATTTATCGAGCCGGATCTGCCCTCTCCGCTTATGGGGTATCCCGGAGCCCTGGGTATAGACCTTAAAAATGAAGCTGGAGATTGGCCCGCGATCATGAAAAAAGTTGAGGCCGCCGTTATCGCGGCTGGCGGAAAGGGACGGATGGAAACTTGCGCATACTCTCAAAGCTGGGCGACGGTCTGCGCGCTGACTGAATACGGAAAACGCATCGTCGAAAAGAAGGCGACGCTTGGCAAATCTAAAGACCTGCTGGAATGCTACGCCTCGTATACTCCCGGAGCCGAATGGTTCATAAGGCCGTATACGGAGCTTGGAACAGGCGTAACCAATAGAAAATACCAGCTCATCTATCAGGATACATATATTTTTGGCAAAGGTTATCTTAAACTTACGGATGTGAAGGTTCCGGAGAAATATTTTAATCTAAAGAATAAGTAG
- a CDS encoding aminopeptidase P family N-terminal domain-containing protein, which produces MDFREKLSALRKKMANDNVGALIISSADPHQSPSVCAHWKAVQWLTGFTGSLSTCIVSRQSVAMWTDGRYLLQAQRELNDKDIEIYISSDAEAPSHAEWIREHIGREEKIAIDKKLFSVEEYRSIKRNLGPGFIVEDRSGYVDETWQPRPLISSERLFELDVSFAGASRVEKINIIRGRMKKKGAEQYLAASLDAVAWLTNLRGHDNPIYPLFHSYLFITGKIAVLYTNLSKIDDITAEGLRKDNILLRETSDIFNFLPNETAGKSIYLDPYKISVSLFESLSPSASVIEGIDLITHVKSMKNEIEQKNIRMSNIKECVALCRLIKSVKENVKKEIFLDEYMIGQKVNEFRKIEPTFLQPANIPIVAVGENAALPHYKPKKEKSSRLEAKGFLLFDLCAHYLTGSTDITRTIQIGCLSDEMQRDYTLVLKAHIALAMLTFPYGTTGFVIDGIVKSSQWRNHMNYDTGTGHGIGFCLDIHEGPCKIVNEFTPFFPYAMTTPLDVGMLFSNEPGVYKKGRFGVRLENDILVQEDCINEFGRFLKFETLTYCPFELGAIKKELLSVEELEWLNKYHEKTYEALSPYLNEKEKTWLWYETRKL; this is translated from the coding sequence ATGGATTTTAGGGAAAAATTAAGCGCACTCCGTAAAAAAATGGCTAATGACAATGTCGGGGCATTAATAATATCTTCAGCCGATCCCCATCAGAGTCCCTCTGTGTGTGCGCACTGGAAGGCCGTACAGTGGCTTACAGGTTTTACGGGTAGTTTGTCCACATGTATAGTGTCGCGCCAGTCGGTGGCGATGTGGACTGACGGCCGCTACCTTTTGCAGGCTCAGAGAGAATTGAATGACAAAGATATAGAAATTTATATTTCGTCAGATGCGGAAGCTCCCAGTCATGCCGAGTGGATACGCGAACATATTGGGCGTGAAGAAAAAATCGCAATAGATAAAAAGCTGTTTTCAGTAGAGGAGTACCGTTCTATTAAAAGAAATCTGGGGCCGGGTTTCATAGTAGAGGATAGGAGCGGGTATGTTGACGAAACTTGGCAGCCGCGCCCCCTAATATCGTCCGAACGGCTGTTTGAACTTGACGTGTCATTTGCCGGAGCGTCACGGGTGGAAAAAATCAATATTATCCGCGGCCGGATGAAGAAAAAAGGCGCGGAGCAATATCTTGCCGCCTCTCTTGACGCGGTGGCATGGCTTACAAACCTGCGAGGTCATGATAATCCGATATACCCGCTGTTTCACTCGTATCTGTTTATCACGGGAAAAATTGCTGTTTTATATACGAATCTCTCTAAAATTGATGATATCACCGCGGAAGGGTTAAGAAAAGATAATATTTTACTGCGCGAGACTTCAGATATATTTAACTTCCTGCCCAATGAGACGGCCGGTAAATCCATCTATTTGGACCCGTATAAGATTTCTGTCAGCCTGTTTGAGTCATTATCTCCGTCTGCGTCTGTTATAGAGGGAATAGATCTGATTACCCATGTTAAATCTATGAAAAATGAAATTGAGCAGAAAAATATCCGCATGAGTAATATAAAAGAGTGTGTGGCGCTCTGCAGGCTCATAAAATCTGTCAAAGAGAATGTAAAAAAAGAGATTTTCCTTGATGAGTATATGATTGGCCAGAAGGTAAATGAATTTCGTAAGATTGAGCCTACATTTTTACAACCGGCGAATATTCCGATAGTAGCCGTGGGAGAGAATGCGGCTTTGCCGCACTATAAGCCGAAGAAAGAAAAAAGCTCCAGGCTGGAGGCAAAAGGGTTTCTTTTATTTGATCTGTGCGCTCACTATCTTACGGGAAGTACGGATATAACGCGGACAATTCAGATAGGCTGTTTAAGCGATGAGATGCAGAGAGACTATACGCTTGTCCTTAAGGCCCACATCGCTCTTGCGATGCTGACTTTTCCGTATGGAACGACCGGTTTTGTGATTGATGGCATCGTTAAATCCAGCCAATGGCGCAATCACATGAATTATGATACAGGAACGGGGCATGGAATAGGTTTTTGTCTTGATATACATGAAGGTCCATGCAAAATAGTAAACGAGTTCACGCCGTTTTTCCCTTACGCGATGACAACGCCGCTTGATGTGGGGATGTTGTTTTCAAATGAACCCGGAGTATATAAAAAAGGCAGGTTCGGAGTCCGTCTGGAGAATGATATTCTTGTTCAAGAAGATTGCATAAACGAATTTGGCCGTTTCTTGAAGTTTGAAACGCTGACCTATTGTCCCTTCGAGCTGGGGGCGATAAAAAAGGAGCTGCTTTCCGTTGAAGAGCTTGAGTGGCTGAATAAATATCATGAAAAAACCTACGAAGCTCTTTCTCCATACCTGAATGAAAAAGAGAAAACATGGCTTTGGTATGAAACGAGGAAGCTGTAA
- a CDS encoding DUF188 domain-containing protein, which yields MRIIIDADACPRGAFEAAAKLARAAGVELVTVANFNHEIVSEHHITVGGDPQEADLKIINLARAGDIVVTQDIGLAAMVLAKGARALGPTGFEYLQERMESSLEERELKAKYRRAGGRTKGPAKRTAKDDRRFYEKLAEMTGAGDTDNDTPRKIFA from the coding sequence GTGCGGATAATCATTGACGCCGACGCCTGCCCGCGCGGCGCATTCGAGGCCGCGGCAAAGCTCGCCCGCGCGGCCGGGGTGGAGCTTGTGACGGTCGCGAATTTCAACCACGAGATCGTCTCGGAGCATCACATCACCGTGGGCGGCGACCCGCAGGAGGCCGATCTGAAAATAATAAATCTCGCGCGCGCCGGCGACATCGTCGTGACACAGGACATCGGCCTCGCGGCGATGGTGCTCGCGAAGGGGGCGCGCGCCCTCGGGCCGACAGGTTTCGAATATCTCCAGGAGCGCATGGAATCCAGCCTCGAAGAACGCGAGCTCAAAGCCAAATACCGCCGCGCCGGCGGCCGGACCAAGGGACCGGCCAAACGCACCGCGAAAGACGACCGGCGCTTCTATGAAAAACTCGCGGAGATGACCGGCGCGGGGGATACTGATAACGATACCCCCCGTAAGATATTTGCGTAA
- the yfcE gene encoding phosphodiesterase has protein sequence MSVITIDDEKIGVLSDTHGSFPAWRKALALFGPEVKTILHAGDVLYHGPRNSVPGGYTPADLFEAINGFQHGGGRVLIAEGNCDAAVDRMVLEPEMEKCVSLVWRGKKILMMHGDNFSLLREMARYNKVDLAISGHTHIGSLVREGGVIFLNPGSTTIPKGRDPESAAILDGEGIRIMTLDGRELHFEKW, from the coding sequence ATGTCCGTTATCACGATAGATGATGAAAAAATCGGCGTATTATCCGACACACACGGAAGTTTCCCCGCTTGGCGGAAGGCGCTCGCGCTCTTCGGCCCGGAGGTGAAGACGATCCTGCACGCCGGCGACGTGCTCTATCACGGCCCGCGCAACAGCGTCCCCGGAGGTTACACACCCGCGGATCTCTTTGAGGCGATAAACGGTTTTCAGCACGGGGGCGGCAGGGTGCTGATCGCCGAGGGAAACTGCGACGCCGCCGTCGACCGCATGGTGCTCGAACCGGAGATGGAGAAGTGCGTCTCTCTGGTATGGCGCGGCAAAAAGATCCTCATGATGCACGGTGACAACTTCTCACTGCTGCGCGAGATGGCGCGCTACAATAAGGTGGATCTTGCAATATCCGGCCACACGCATATCGGCTCGCTCGTGCGCGAGGGGGGAGTGATCTTCCTCAACCCCGGCTCGACGACGATACCGAAGGGGCGGGACCCGGAGAGCGCCGCGATTCTTGACGGCGAGGGCATCAGGATAATGACTCTCGACGGAAGGGAACTTCACTTTGAAAAATGGTAA
- a CDS encoding GAF domain-containing protein, whose protein sequence is MKNGKSGVPPVFRPRRFWTSVLWLVFLAAGAAFSCIFGVFAFFTAVLVAVFIGLNEFGRWPYKTNLVICAGTAVVVAVAGIFTWMEITSLFVLFFTMSAYMFYFRDRTSRLIPALETFAASLAKAPDFDSIIENAWRGMQEMAPAAAVFVILADIEGCLYIPDHFGQPGRALKRNGGTPWKVFTSGRPINIPRVSTGRDQPLDRDALSLISVPITARAEKLGVLQLEAGTAGAFSEEDVAKLSLAAMIIGQELYMFEASEVVEEEDGVDDPD, encoded by the coding sequence TTGAAAAATGGTAAGAGCGGGGTGCCGCCGGTATTCAGACCACGCAGGTTCTGGACCTCGGTGCTCTGGCTCGTATTTCTCGCGGCGGGGGCCGCGTTCAGCTGTATATTCGGCGTATTCGCCTTTTTTACGGCGGTGCTGGTCGCCGTCTTCATCGGACTGAACGAGTTTGGCCGCTGGCCCTATAAGACGAACCTTGTTATCTGCGCCGGGACCGCCGTGGTGGTCGCGGTGGCGGGGATATTTACCTGGATGGAGATTACATCGCTCTTTGTGCTGTTTTTTACGATGAGCGCCTATATGTTCTATTTCAGAGACCGCACGAGCCGCCTGATACCGGCGCTTGAGACCTTCGCCGCCTCTCTCGCGAAGGCTCCCGATTTTGATTCGATAATTGAAAACGCCTGGCGCGGCATGCAGGAGATGGCTCCCGCCGCCGCCGTCTTCGTTATCCTTGCCGATATCGAAGGCTGTCTTTACATACCGGACCATTTTGGCCAGCCGGGGCGCGCTTTGAAGAGAAACGGCGGCACTCCCTGGAAGGTATTCACCTCGGGACGTCCGATAAATATTCCGCGCGTCTCGACAGGGCGGGATCAGCCGCTGGACAGGGACGCGCTCTCGCTGATCTCCGTGCCGATCACCGCGCGGGCGGAGAAGCTCGGCGTGCTCCAGCTGGAGGCCGGTACTGCGGGAGCCTTCAGCGAGGAGGATGTGGCGAAGCTTTCGCTTGCGGCGATGATCATCGGCCAGGAGCTGTATATGTTCGAGGCTTCGGAGGTCGTTGAAGAGGAGGACGGCGTCGATGATCCTGATTGA
- a CDS encoding PHP domain-containing protein: protein MILIDMHVHSRFSDGTFTPEELAAAARRRGLSLLALTDHDTTAGLAPFMRACVKDGVKGLCGIELSAEAPFTLHILGYRISPGAGRLEERLGYIRERRDARNLLICEKLRALGLDVAIDEAREISGGEVVARPHIARLLINKGYAGSVTEAFTKYLARGAAAYVARERLSAEECISLIREAGGVAVLAHPFQCRLDDEGLEALLSRLKGAGLWGMEAIYGANSPETTYRHLKMAGKFGLYATAGSDFHGGNSPGTELGMPVCEDLLPWARLGIR, encoded by the coding sequence ATGATCCTGATTGATATGCACGTGCACAGCCGCTTTTCCGACGGTACCTTCACGCCGGAGGAGCTCGCGGCGGCGGCGCGGCGGCGCGGACTTTCGCTGCTGGCGCTGACAGACCATGATACGACCGCCGGGCTTGCTCCCTTTATGAGGGCCTGCGTCAAAGACGGGGTCAAGGGGCTCTGCGGGATCGAACTTTCGGCGGAGGCTCCCTTTACGCTTCATATATTGGGCTACCGGATATCGCCGGGAGCGGGCAGGCTGGAGGAGCGGCTGGGCTATATCCGCGAAAGGCGCGACGCGCGCAACCTTCTGATCTGCGAAAAGCTGCGCGCGCTCGGGCTGGACGTCGCCATAGACGAAGCGCGCGAGATATCGGGCGGCGAGGTGGTCGCCCGTCCGCACATCGCGCGGCTCCTGATAAATAAGGGCTACGCGGGCAGTGTCACGGAGGCCTTCACAAAATATCTCGCGCGGGGGGCCGCGGCCTATGTGGCGCGCGAGAGGCTCTCCGCGGAGGAGTGTATCTCGCTCATCCGCGAGGCGGGCGGCGTGGCGGTACTGGCGCATCCTTTTCAGTGCCGGCTTGACGACGAAGGGCTGGAGGCGCTGCTTTCCAGGCTCAAGGGGGCCGGGCTGTGGGGGATGGAGGCCATCTACGGCGCAAACTCGCCGGAGACGACCTACCGCCATCTGAAGATGGCGGGGAAGTTTGGCCTCTACGCGACCGCCGGTTCGGATTTTCACGGAGGCAACAGCCCCGGGACGGAGCTCGGCATGCCGGTCTGCGAAGATCTTCTTCCGTGGGCCAGGCTGGGTATAAGATAG
- a CDS encoding GntG family PLP-dependent aldolase: MYHKIMDFRSDTVTRPSEEMRRVIAAAEVGDDIYGDDPSSNALCKYAAEITGKEAAIFACSGTMGNLLAFTTAGRHGESLLAGKRSHVWCAEVGGFSSVAGLCPYPLVDDEGVPDPAELAVASRADNDVHHPDTTILALENTHNYTGGIAVPPDRFAQTAREGRRLGFHVHLDGARIFNAAVRHGVDVRRYTDEVDSVQFCLSKGLGAPLGSMLCGSHELIEGAKKWRKRLGGAQRQVGIAAAAGLYALKNNVARLAEDHANAALLVDLLKRGGVEVEERPNMTNMVFFPLKEGQVGDAEFEARCLEKGLLAHMISPRRARFVTHLDVDREDVERAAAIILEVLSA; encoded by the coding sequence ATGTATCATAAAATAATGGATTTCAGAAGCGATACAGTCACCAGGCCGTCGGAGGAGATGCGCCGCGTCATCGCGGCCGCCGAGGTGGGAGACGACATATACGGCGACGACCCTTCGTCAAACGCGCTCTGCAAATATGCCGCGGAGATAACGGGTAAAGAGGCGGCGATCTTTGCCTGTTCGGGAACGATGGGCAACCTTCTCGCCTTTACGACGGCCGGACGCCACGGAGAGAGCCTGCTGGCTGGCAAGCGCTCCCATGTGTGGTGCGCCGAGGTCGGCGGCTTTTCCTCTGTCGCCGGGCTCTGTCCCTATCCGCTGGTTGACGACGAGGGCGTTCCCGATCCCGCGGAGCTCGCCGTAGCGAGCAGAGCCGACAACGACGTCCATCACCCAGATACGACGATACTCGCGCTTGAAAACACCCATAATTACACGGGCGGCATCGCGGTGCCGCCGGACCGCTTCGCGCAGACCGCGCGCGAGGGACGCCGCCTCGGCTTCCACGTCCATCTTGACGGCGCGCGTATCTTCAACGCCGCTGTCCGCCACGGCGTCGACGTGAGAAGGTACACCGACGAGGTGGATTCTGTGCAGTTCTGCCTCTCCAAGGGGCTTGGCGCGCCGCTCGGCTCGATGCTCTGCGGTTCGCATGAACTGATCGAGGGGGCGAAGAAGTGGCGCAAACGCCTCGGCGGCGCGCAGCGGCAGGTAGGGATCGCGGCTGCCGCGGGGCTTTACGCGCTGAAAAATAACGTGGCGCGCCTCGCAGAGGATCACGCCAACGCCGCGCTGCTCGTCGATCTGCTCAAAAGGGGCGGCGTAGAGGTGGAAGAGCGTCCCAATATGACGAATATGGTATTTTTCCCCCTCAAAGAGGGGCAGGTCGGCGACGCGGAATTTGAGGCGAGATGTCTTGAAAAGGGGCTGCTGGCGCACATGATCTCGCCGCGCCGCGCGCGCTTTGTGACGCATCTCGACGTTGACCGCGAGGATGTGGAGCGCGCCGCCGCGATAATCCTGGAGGTCCTTTCGGCGTGA